Proteins encoded by one window of Lathyrus oleraceus cultivar Zhongwan6 chromosome 1, CAAS_Psat_ZW6_1.0, whole genome shotgun sequence:
- the LOC127076701 gene encoding scarecrow-like protein 21 gives MPTSQEQANSAGNHLYQHQLVKQTDSYNTLHKILQSNSSCLGSSSSSSYGTNVSYGTSNREKRFFTLESSQPNADFVAFESPSSAASVSSNIRSPFSPQLTHHYTSDISTNGSPISAYSSAVDDGSFELKKKLRELEILLLGPESNIVDSCQSFPNGASRYNWAEIQEMIPKLDLNEILIKCAEAVSDDDIETALGFMNNVLGKMVSVCGEPKQRLGAYMLEGLRARLESSGSVIYKSLMCEEPTSKELMSYMYILYQVCPYWKFAYLSSNVAISEAMKNESKIHIIDFQIAQGTQWLSFMHALARKSDKPPFIRVTGIDDSQSLHARGGGLDIVGKKLTDFAKTCGIPFEFSSVPMFGCEVQLSDFVLQTGEALAVNFPFTLHHMPDESVSTENHRDRLLRLVKSLSPKVVLLVEQESNTNTSPFLHRFVETMNYYTAMFESIDVAFARDDKTRISVEQHCIARDIVNMIACEGGERVERHELFGKWKARLSMAGFVPLPLSPSVTGSVRNLLREFNENYRIEQTDVAVYLAWKSRAMATFSAWKPKLGEDSSLEDSSLEDSSLVTKKS, from the coding sequence ATGCCAACTTCTCAAGAACAAGCAAATTCAGCTGGTAACCATTTGTACCAACACCAGCTAGTGAAACAAACTGATTCATACAACACTCTACACAAAATATTACAAAGCAATTCATCATGTCTTGGTAGCAGTAGTAGTAGTAGTTATGGAACCAATGTTTCTTACGGAACAAGCAACAGGGAGAAAAGATTCTTTACCTTGGAATCATCTCAACCAAATGCCGATTTTGTAGCTTTTGAGTCTCCTTCATCTGCTGCTAGTGTTTCATCCAACATCAGAAGTCCTTTTTCGCCGCAGCTTACTCATCATTACACCTCTGACATCAGCACGAACGGTTCGCCGATAAGTGCTTACTCTAGTGCTGTTGATGATGGTAGCTTTGAGTTGAAGAAAAAACTTAGAGAATTGGAGATTTTGTTGTTAGGTCCTGAGTCGAATATTGTCGACAGCTGTCAGAGCTTCCCGAATGGCGCGTCTCGATATAATTGGGCTGAGATTCAAGAAATGATTCCGAAGTTGGATTTGAATGAAATACTAATTAAATGTGCAGAAGCTGTTTCTGATGATGATATTGAAACTGCGTTGGGGTTTATGAACAATGTGTTGGGAAAGATGGTATCGGTCTGCGGTGAACCGAAACAAAGATTAGGTGCTTATATGTTGGAGGGTTTAAGAGCGAGGCTGGAATCGTCGGGGAGTGTGATTTATAAATCATTGATGTGTGAAGAACCAACAAGCAAAGAATTGATGAGTTATATGTATATATTGTATCAGGTTTGCCCGTATTGGAAGTTTGCTTATTTATCGTCCAATGTAGCCATTTCCGAAGCTATGAAAAATGAGTCGAAAATTCACATAATCGACTTCCAAATCGCGCAGGGAACGCAGTGGTTGTCATTTATGCATGCTCTCGCGCGTAAATCGGACAAACCTCCTTTTATTCGTGTAACAGGTATCGATGATTCTCAATCCCTTCACGCCAGAGGCGGAGGACTTGATATCGTAGGGAAGAAGCTAACGGATTTCGCTAAAACTTGTGGAATTCCGTTTGAGTTCAGTAGTGTTCCTATGTTCGGGTGCGAGGTTCAGCTAAGTGATTTCGTACTTCAAACTGGCGAAGCTTTGGCTGTGAATTTTCCTTTCACTTTGCATCACATGCCTGACGAGAGCGTGAGCACGGAGAATCACAGAGACCGGCTTTTGAGATTGGTTAAGAGTTTGTCGCCTAAGGTAGTGTTACTTGTGGAGCAAGAATCAAACACAAACACTTCTCCGTTTCTTCACAGGTTCGTCGAGACTATGAATTATTACACTGCTATGTTTGAATCAATCGATGTGGCTTTCGCTAGAGACGACAAGACGAGGATCAGCGTAGAACAGCACTGCATCGCGCGAGATATTGTTAACATGATAGCTTGTGAGGGGGGTGAGAGAGTGGAGAGACATGAactgtttggaaagtggaagGCTAGATTATCAATGGCGGGTTTTGTGCCGTTACCGTTGAGTCCGTCGGTGACTGGTTCGGTTAGAAATCTGTTGAGGGAGTTCAATGAGAATTATAGGATTGAACAAACAGATGTTGCTGTCTATTTAGCATGGAAGAGTAGAGCTATGGCCACATTTTCTGCTTGGAAACCCAAGCTAGGTGAGGATTCTTCACTTGAGGATTCTTCACTCGAGGATTCTTCACTCGTAACGAAGAAATCTTAG